The DNA region GCCCGGCACCCTGGCCCCTCGCACTCAGACTCCTTGCGCCGCGGATCACGGCGCCATGCACTCCCGCTCCGGGAAACCCAGCTCCGAGGGCGCCGGCCGAGTCCCCGGACTCTGCCGGTTCCGCGAGCGCCCTCATGACCGACCCTGGCGAACAGGCAACTGGCGAACAGGCAACTGACCGAGGATCTGACGACAGGCGCGACCCAGGTGGGAGCGACGTAGCCGGCCGGGCGGCTCACCTCGTTCAGCGGACAGCCGGGCGCTGCCCTCGTCGGCGAGGCAGGCGACCACGGGCAGCCCCAGACTCTCCTCCACCAGATCCGGGCTCATCCCTGCGACCCGACGGCCGCGCAACAGCACCTGAGTGCCGGCCGAAGGCAGCCAGGCCGCCACCTCCCGCGCCGCCGCCAGACCTCGCAGGTCGGCTCGGACGACCAGCAGGGTCAGCTCGGCCCGACGGGCCGCCTCCAGGACGTCGGGGCTCAACCACCGCGGCAGGTCGACGATCGTCAGATCGTGGCTGCGGGTCGTGGACCGCAGCACAGTAGCCAACTGCTCCGCCCCGATCTCGATCGGTGCAGTTGGCTGACCGCCCCGCACCCCGGTGAGCAGATCGATCCCATCGACGTACGGCAACTGGCCGCTGAGGTCACCGACATGCCCGGTCGCGTGGGCGAGCTGAGGCCAGCGCCAGCCATCCAGCTGCTCGGCGCCCAGCAACAAGTCCAGGCCACCGCCTCGCAGATCTCCGTCGATCAGCACGGTACGGAGACCGTCGGCGGCCGCTGTGACGGCCAGCGCGGCCGCACAGGTCGAGCTACCCACGCCGCCGACCGCTCCCACCACAGCGAGCAGTCGGCCGGCACCGGTCCGACGCCCGGTCGCATCGGCCAGGGCCGCGGCGAACCAGCTGTCTGCCGAAGGCAGGGCCGCCACCGCCGCCCCCAAGGGCACCGACCAGCGACAGAGCTCGTCGCTGTCCCGGTCCTCGCCGGCGACGAACACATCGGCCCGTCGCGGCAGCCCCAACGCCGCGAGCCGCTCCGCCTTGTCGCCGCCGATCACGACCGCGGTCGCCTCCCGCCACACAGCCCGCACCGCCCCGGGGTCGGACAGCACCCTCGGCTCCAGACCCACCGCGGCCAGCGTGGTCAGCAATCGGTCCAGCAGTTCGTCATCCGTAGTGAGCACGGCGGCATAGGCATCCACGCCTAGACAATGCGTACGTCGGGTCGGTTTCGTACGGTGCTCTTGCAGATCTGTGGACAGCGCTTCGAATCCCGTTCGGCCCTGTGGATAAGTCGAGAAGGGCTCCAACAACGCCCGACGTCGAGACCTACAAAACCCTGAGAATCTTCTTATCTGAGGGGGTTCTCAATGCGGCCCGTTCGCGATAGAAAGGGAGTCACGAACCAGTCTTCGGACACCGGTGAGTACGAGGAGAGTGGACCCTCCACTCCGTAGTCGTTGGTGGCCGAAACCCTGGTTTTGCACGCCAACCGAGTACCCACGCGGCGACCACCCATCCAAACTGGGGCGTTGCGACCCGGGTCAGCCCGGGCCAACACACTGCAGGTGCACGCATGGTCGCTCGAGTCGACGTGCCAGACACGACGCCTGGGAGCCCCGGGCGTCGTGTCACGTCTGGCCGCAGTTGACCGAACTCATTGGACTGGACTCACCGGCGACGCCTCGGCACCATCGACCGCCGCCTGCGCCACATGCAGGATCCAGTCCCGTACGCCTTCGACACTGCCGTCCTGATAGCCGCTGAGCAATCGGTGGTAGTCGCCTCGCCGCCCGAGGTGTCCGACCTCGGTGACGATCACGCCGCGCGGGTCGAAGCCTGACGAGATCAGCACCATCCGTTCCACCGCCCGCGCGACCAGCCCGTCCGCGCTCCCGAACGGGACCGTGGTCGCGATCTCGGCGTGTGCGATGGCGGCCAACACCAAGGCGGGAACCTCGGAACGCGCCGTCAGCAACTCCGTCAGACCCGTCAACCGTGCGGCGACCTCACGCGATTCCCGCGGCCGACCCAGTTCGTCGTCGACCACCATTCCGTACCCTGCGAGAGTGTGCGCCCTCGCCAGCGCCTGGCCGGGTGCCACCCGGAGCACCGCGGCGAGCGCCGGCAGTTCGGTCGACAGCCGGACTGCGCCCGCTGCCCAAGCCTCCGGATCGTCGGTCAACTGAGCACTGGCCCGCGCGCCGGTCAGCAGCGCGGCAGCGACCTGCTCGGCCGACATCGCTCGCAGAGCACGGTCAGTCAGGACGACGTCGACGGCATCGCGGGCTGCAGCGAGTCCAGACGGCACGCCCTCCAGCCGCGCCAGATCGGTCAGCGGGTCGGGCACGACTAGAGTTTGCACCATGAGTCCGCCTCGGAGAACCCTCTATCCTGCGGCCGCCCCCGCGTGGATGGTAGGCGGGTCGCGGCGGCGCATCCTCGATCTCGGCTCGGGCACGGGCGCGTTCGCTCAGCTGCTGGCCGACGACGGCCATGAGGTGTTCTGCATAGATCGCGATGTCGACGCCGTCGCAGCCATCTCGGGGCGGCTGGGCACCAGGTTGCATGTCGCCGGGCAGGTCGAGTCGCTCCCGTACCTTTCCTGCCACTTCGATGTGGTCACGGCCTCGCAGAATCTGCACAGATTCGCCCCTGGGCTCGCCCTCTCGGAGATCGCCCGGGTGCTCCGGCCGGGCGGTCACCTCGCGGTGGCATACAACACCCGGGACGACACCGTGCCCTGGGTGCGCCGGCTGACCGCCCTGGTCCAACAAAGCGATCCCCTGGCCATGCGCGGTGACTACGGCGTCGAGTCGCTGACCGACGTCACCGAGAGTCCCTACTTCAGCGACTTGGTCCGCCGCGATTTCCGCAACTGGGTGCCGATCACCCGCAAGGGCCTGGTCTCGATGGTCGAGCGCCGCCCCTCCACCGCCCAGTTGGACACCGCGTCTCGGCACGCCCTGCTCGCCGAGGTCGCAGCACTCTACGACTCCATCGCCCGCGCGCCTGATCCGCTGCTGCTGCCCTACCGGGCCTCGTGCTGGCGCGCCCGCGTCGACCACACCGGACTGGTGCTGGATGAGGATGACCTGGACGTGGTCCAGATCCAGCTCTGACCAGCTCCGTACCCGGAGCCTCACAGCGAGTGACGACCCCGTCGCGAGCGGCCGTGAGGCGGAGCGACGGCTCCGTCTGGACGACTGAGCGAACAAGACACGCCTTTTCGTCTTGTGAGCGAGGGAGGAAGACGGAGTCCTGGGAGCGGAGGCTCACAGCGAGTGACGAACAGTTGACAGCCAAATTGGTCTATGCCATTCTTGAGCATACGTCGGTGGTCTATACCAATTTCGTGTCTCTGGACCATCTGAAGGACCGAAGACCCACCACCCGGAGATGAGGGGAACTGACGATCATGGCCAGGGCCGGCGCGTTGATGTCCGCCGAGATCGCCGAGCAGCCCGCGGTCTGGCGCCGCCAACTCGAGGAGAGCACCCGGCAGGTCGATGCGGTCGCCCGACGGATCGCCGAGTACGACCCGAGGATGATCCTGTTCGTCGGCCGCGGGACCAGCGATCACGCCGGGCTCTACGGCAAATACCTGACCGAGATAGTCCTTCAGCTGCCGGCCGGCATGGTGTCCCCCTCGACCATGACTGCGTACGGTGCCCGTCCCGCACTGGACCGGGTGCTGATGATCGGCGTCAGCCAATCCGGCGGCTCCCCGGACCTGGTGCACTCTCTCGAGGTGGCCCGGCAACAGGGTGCGCTCACTCTGGCGATCACCAATCAGGCTGATTCGCCGCTGGCCCAGGCGGCCGAGCTGGAGCTCGATGTCCTGGCCGGTCCCGAGCAGGCGGTCGCGGCCACCAAGTCCTACACGGCGCAGTTGCTCGCGCTCTATCTGATCTTCGATCGGCTGCGGGGCGGCTCCCCGGACTCGGCGGCAGCCCTGCCTGACCTCGCCGATCGGCTCATCGCGGGTGATGACGGCGTACGCACGCTGGCCCAGCGCTATCGGTTCGCCTCCCGCCTGGTCACGACCGCCCGCGGCTACTCCTACCCGACTGCACGGGAGGCAGCGCTCAAGCTGATGGAGACCTCCTATCTCGGTGCGCAGGCGTTCTCCGGCGCCGATCTGCTGCACGGACCGCTGGCCATGATCGACCCGCAGGTGCCCGTGCTGGCCATCGTCGCCGACGGCGCCGGCGGTCAGGCCATGCAGCAGGTGATCTCCCGATTGGCCGAGGTCGGCGCGGATGTTATGTGTGTCGGCAACGCCGACGCCGTCGCGGCGGCCGACGCCGGGGTGGCACTGCCGGCCGGAGTCAGCCAGGAGCTCTCGCCGCTGCTGGAGATCATCCCGTTCCAGCAGTTGGCACTCCACCTGGCCGTCGCCCGGGGCGGCGATCCGGACGCACCCCGTGGGCTGAAGAAGGTCACCGAGACACTCTGAGTCGGCGGACTGATCCTCGAGTTCGACCCGACCTGACCTGGGGAACTTTTGGTCCTCTGTCCACCTGAGACGTGGACAGGGGACCAGAACTTTCCCAGAAGACGACCGGGGCGGCCCGGATCCGTCCCCACCACGGGCCACCGGGCCGCCACCACAGCCGCTGGGATCGTCACCCGATCCCGATGCCTCAATTCTGCTGGAGCTCACCGCCTCGGCCGAGGGCTAGCAGACCCGACCGAGTAGGTCGAAGGTCCCGGATCACGCCCTGTCTGCGACCAGATCCAGCAGCATTCCTGCTATGAGGTCGACATACTCGGTCGCATCCCGCCCCTCGGCGCGCACGACGCGGTCCCACAGCTCGACCGAGCCGATCGCCGCTGTGCGTTGCACCATGGTTTCCATCGAAAGATCGGCCCGCAGCCAACCGCGCTGTGCCCAGCCCTGCAAGGTCAGCCGGATCTGGTCGGCGATCTCCTCGGTGAGCGCTCGCAACTCGTCAGCCAGTGCCGGATCCGAGCGAGATGCCTCAGAGAGTGCCATCCAGACGCCATGCGCTCCTCCGTTGACGGTCGCCATCACCACGGCACCGGCCCGGGCAGCGGCCACGGGGGTGTCGACCTCGGCTACTAGCTGACGACCCAGCTCGGTGTCACCAACGGGCGTACCCGGCGCCCCGCCGAAGGAGGACGCCGCGATGGCCGCTCGGAGCAGCTGGATCTTGGGGCCATGGTTCTGCACCGTCTCGGTCGACACGCGAGCACGACGTGCGATGGCCGGCATCGTGGTGCCCGCGTAGCCCTTCTCCGCGAATAGTTCAGCAGCGGCCTGCACCACGCGCTCTCGTGTGGCCGCCGCCTGCTGCTGGCGAAGCTCGGAGACGTACGTTCGAGTGGATGACTCCGACGTCGTCAACACATCCGATGTATCAGGGGACACCATATTGACTCCTGTATTGCTGTACTGAATAGTTGGGTCCTGTACCGAACCGTACCAGCAGGGCCCCCACCACCGTCAGGAGTCCACTCATGTCCAGCTACGTCATCGCCTCCGTACCGATCCACGGCCATGTCTCGCCTCTGCTGCCGATCGCAGCGCACCTGGTGGCCCGCGGCGACACGGTTCACTTCCTCACCGGAGCCCGGTTCGCCGCCGCCGTCTCGGCCACCGGTGCCACCCATGTCGCGCTGCCGCCGGAGTCGGACTTCGACGACCGCAATGTCGTCGCCCAGTTCCCGGAACGAGCCGGGATGTCACCGCTGGCCGCGGTCGCCTTCGACATCGAGCACATCTTCATCCGGCCGGGCGAAGGTCAGTACGCCGGTCTCCAGCAACTCCTGCACAGCGAGCCCGTGGACGCCGTCATCGTCGATCCCTTGTTCGCCGGCGGCGTGCTGCTCGGCGAGCTGCCGGCCGACCGACGCCCACCGATCGTGGTCGGTGGGGTCGTGCCACTGGCGCTGGCCGGTCCTGGGATCGCGCCGTACGGGTTGGGCGTGCGCCCGATGTCCGGGCCGATCGGCGCCATCCGGAACCAGATCCTGGCGGCGGTGAATGCCCGGGTGCTGCGGCCGGCCGAGGAGGCCGGGACGGCGATCATGCAGCGCATCCACGGACGCGCGGGCAGCGGGCCGATCATGGACTGGCTGACCCGGGCCGACGCGGTGATCCAGCTGACGGTGCCTTCCTTCGAATACCCACGCCCAGAGCCAGCCACCCGGCTGGCGTTCACCGGGATGATCTCGACCTCGTCGTCGCTGGAGCATCCCCGGCCGGCGTGGTGGCACGAGCTCGACGGCAGCCGACCCGTGGTCCACGTCACGCAGGGCACCATCGCCAACGACGACCTGACCGAGCTCATCATCCCCACCATGCGCGCCCTGGCCGACCAGGAGGTGCTGGTCGTGGTTGCCACGGGCGGTCGGCCGGTGTCGGACCTGGGGCCGTTGCCGGACAACGCCCGAGCTGCGGAGTTCCTGCCGTACAGCGAGTTGTTCGAGCGGACCGATGTGTTCGTCACCAACGGCGGCTACGGCGGTGTCCAGTTCGCCCTCGCCCACGGGGTGCCGGTCGTGGTCGCCCCCGGCAAAGAGGACAAGATCGAGGTCGCGGCTCGGATCACCTGGTCGGGCACCGGAGTGAACGTACGCAGACAGCGCCCCAGCGAGAGTCGGCTCCGTCACGCCGTCCGGCGGGTGCTGACCGACTCTCGGTTCCGCACGGCTGCGTCGACGGTGGCGGCCGAGATGGCGGCGGCATCGGGGGCGAGCGGGTTCGCCGCGGTCGTCGACGACGTCGTGGCTGGTTGGCCCGGTTCGGCTGAGGAGCGGATCGGAATCGACCGCACCGATGCCGTTGGGCAACAGCACATCGCCTAGGCTGCGAAAAGGCCCTGGTCGCCGGATCCCGGCAGCCGTACGCGGTTGCCACGCCGGCATGCGGGGCTGTCTGTGCGCCGTCGATGTGGAGGTTCCGCCGTGACCGATGAAGCCCTGCCCGCCAATGAGGCCCCATCCGCCAACGAAGCATTGTCCAATCTGCTGCACGAGGATCGGCGGTTCCCGCCGCCGGCCGACCTCGCCGCCTCGGCCAACGTGACTGCCGCGACGTACGCGGAGGCGGAAGCCGATCTGGAGGCGTTCTGGGGCGAGCAGGCGAAGCGGATCACCTGGGACACCAAACCGACCGAGGTGCTGGACTGGTCCAACCCACCGTTCGCGAAGTGGTTCGCCGACGGCACCTTGAACGCGGCCTACAACTGCCTGGACCGGCACGTCGAGGCCGGCAACGGCGACCGGGTGGCCTACTACTTCGAGGGCGAGCCGGGCGACACCCGGGTGATCACGTACGCGGAGCTGACCACGGACGTGAAGAAGGCGGCGAACGCGCTGCTCGAGCTCGGCGTCGAGGCCGGGGACCGGGTGGCGATCTATCTGCCGATGATCCCCGAGGCCGTGGTGGCAATCTTGGCGTGCGCCCGGATCGGCGCCCCGCACACGGTGGTGTTCGGGGGTTTCTCCGCTGACGCACTGGCCTCGCGGATCGAGGATTGCGGGGTCGAGGTGGTGATCACTGCCGACGGCGGTTACCGGCGCGGCAAGCCGTCCGGGCTGAAGCCGGCTGTCGACGAGGCGCTGACGAAGTGCCCGTCGGTGCATCACGTGCTGGTCATCAAGCGGACCGGCCAGGACACCCCGATGACCGAGGGCCGGGACCTGTGGTGGGACGAGTTCGTCGGCCAGCAGTCCGCGGAGCACACCGCGGAGGCCTTCCCGGCCGAGCATCCGCTCTACATCATGTACACCTCGGGCAGCACCGGGAAGCCCAAGGGGATCCTGCACACCACCGGCGGCTACCTGGTGGGCGTGACGTACACCCAGTGGGCGACCTTCGATCTCAAGCCGGAGACCGACATCTTCTGGACCGCTGCGGACATCGGCTGGGTCACCGGGCACTCCTACCTGGTGTACGGGCCGCTGGCGAACGGGACGACCTCGGTGATGTACGAGGGCACACCCGACACCCCGCACAAGGGCCGCTGGTGGGAGATCATCGAGAAGTACCGAGTGTCGATCCTCTACTGCGCGCCGACCGCAATTCGCACCTTCATGAAGTGGGGTGCCGACATCCCCGAGCAGTTCGACATGTCCTCGCTGCGGGTGCTGGGCTCGGTCGGGGAGCCGATCAACCCGGAGGCGTACGTCTGGTATCGCACCAACATCGGCGGCGACCGGGTGCCGGTGGTGGACACCTGGTGGCAGACCGAGACCGGGATGCACATGATCTCCCCGATGCCGGGTGTCACCTCCGGCAAGCCCGGTGCGGCGATGACCCCGGTGCCGGGGGTGAGTGTGGACGTGGTCAACGACGAGGCCGAGTCGGTGCCGAACGGCTCGGGTGGCTATCTGGTGATCACCAAGCCGTGGCCGGCGATGCTGCGTACCCTCTGGGGCGACGATCAGCGTTATGTCGACACGTACTGGTCCCGGTTCCCTGGCTTGTACTTCGCCGGAGACGGGGCCAAGCGTGACGAGGACGGAGACATCTGGCTGCTCGGCCGGGTGGACGACGTGATGAACGTGTCCGGCCACCGGATGTCGACCACCGAAATCGAGTCCGCGCTGGTGTCCCATCCGAAGGTGGCCGAGTCCGCCGTCGTCGGGGCGAGTGATGCGACCACCGGACAGGCGATCGTCGCCTTCGTGATCCTGCGCGCCGATGCCGGCGACGGCGGTCCG from Microlunatus phosphovorus NM-1 includes:
- the ssd gene encoding septum site-determining protein Ssd, which translates into the protein MDAYAAVLTTDDELLDRLLTTLAAVGLEPRVLSDPGAVRAVWREATAVVIGGDKAERLAALGLPRRADVFVAGEDRDSDELCRWSVPLGAAVAALPSADSWFAAALADATGRRTGAGRLLAVVGAVGGVGSSTCAAALAVTAAADGLRTVLIDGDLRGGGLDLLLGAEQLDGWRWPQLAHATGHVGDLSGQLPYVDGIDLLTGVRGGQPTAPIEIGAEQLATVLRSTTRSHDLTIVDLPRWLSPDVLEAARRAELTLLVVRADLRGLAAAREVAAWLPSAGTQVLLRGRRVAGMSPDLVEESLGLPVVACLADEGSARLSAERGEPPGRLRRSHLGRACRQILGQLPVRQLPVRQGRS
- a CDS encoding Fic family protein: MVQTLVVPDPLTDLARLEGVPSGLAAARDAVDVVLTDRALRAMSAEQVAAALLTGARASAQLTDDPEAWAAGAVRLSTELPALAAVLRVAPGQALARAHTLAGYGMVVDDELGRPRESREVAARLTGLTELLTARSEVPALVLAAIAHAEIATTVPFGSADGLVARAVERMVLISSGFDPRGVIVTEVGHLGRRGDYHRLLSGYQDGSVEGVRDWILHVAQAAVDGAEASPVSPVQ
- a CDS encoding class I SAM-dependent methyltransferase, translating into MSPPRRTLYPAAAPAWMVGGSRRRILDLGSGTGAFAQLLADDGHEVFCIDRDVDAVAAISGRLGTRLHVAGQVESLPYLSCHFDVVTASQNLHRFAPGLALSEIARVLRPGGHLAVAYNTRDDTVPWVRRLTALVQQSDPLAMRGDYGVESLTDVTESPYFSDLVRRDFRNWVPITRKGLVSMVERRPSTAQLDTASRHALLAEVAALYDSIARAPDPLLLPYRASCWRARVDHTGLVLDEDDLDVVQIQL
- a CDS encoding SIS domain-containing protein gives rise to the protein MARAGALMSAEIAEQPAVWRRQLEESTRQVDAVARRIAEYDPRMILFVGRGTSDHAGLYGKYLTEIVLQLPAGMVSPSTMTAYGARPALDRVLMIGVSQSGGSPDLVHSLEVARQQGALTLAITNQADSPLAQAAELELDVLAGPEQAVAATKSYTAQLLALYLIFDRLRGGSPDSAAALPDLADRLIAGDDGVRTLAQRYRFASRLVTTARGYSYPTAREAALKLMETSYLGAQAFSGADLLHGPLAMIDPQVPVLAIVADGAGGQAMQQVISRLAEVGADVMCVGNADAVAAADAGVALPAGVSQELSPLLEIIPFQQLALHLAVARGGDPDAPRGLKKVTETL
- a CDS encoding TetR/AcrR family transcriptional regulator, which codes for MVSPDTSDVLTTSESSTRTYVSELRQQQAAATRERVVQAAAELFAEKGYAGTTMPAIARRARVSTETVQNHGPKIQLLRAAIAASSFGGAPGTPVGDTELGRQLVAEVDTPVAAARAGAVVMATVNGGAHGVWMALSEASRSDPALADELRALTEEIADQIRLTLQGWAQRGWLRADLSMETMVQRTAAIGSVELWDRVVRAEGRDATEYVDLIAGMLLDLVADRA
- a CDS encoding glycosyltransferase; the protein is MSSYVIASVPIHGHVSPLLPIAAHLVARGDTVHFLTGARFAAAVSATGATHVALPPESDFDDRNVVAQFPERAGMSPLAAVAFDIEHIFIRPGEGQYAGLQQLLHSEPVDAVIVDPLFAGGVLLGELPADRRPPIVVGGVVPLALAGPGIAPYGLGVRPMSGPIGAIRNQILAAVNARVLRPAEEAGTAIMQRIHGRAGSGPIMDWLTRADAVIQLTVPSFEYPRPEPATRLAFTGMISTSSSLEHPRPAWWHELDGSRPVVHVTQGTIANDDLTELIIPTMRALADQEVLVVVATGGRPVSDLGPLPDNARAAEFLPYSELFERTDVFVTNGGYGGVQFALAHGVPVVVAPGKEDKIEVAARITWSGTGVNVRRQRPSESRLRHAVRRVLTDSRFRTAASTVAAEMAAASGASGFAAVVDDVVAGWPGSAEERIGIDRTDAVGQQHIA
- the acs gene encoding acetate--CoA ligase, producing MTDEALPANEAPSANEALSNLLHEDRRFPPPADLAASANVTAATYAEAEADLEAFWGEQAKRITWDTKPTEVLDWSNPPFAKWFADGTLNAAYNCLDRHVEAGNGDRVAYYFEGEPGDTRVITYAELTTDVKKAANALLELGVEAGDRVAIYLPMIPEAVVAILACARIGAPHTVVFGGFSADALASRIEDCGVEVVITADGGYRRGKPSGLKPAVDEALTKCPSVHHVLVIKRTGQDTPMTEGRDLWWDEFVGQQSAEHTAEAFPAEHPLYIMYTSGSTGKPKGILHTTGGYLVGVTYTQWATFDLKPETDIFWTAADIGWVTGHSYLVYGPLANGTTSVMYEGTPDTPHKGRWWEIIEKYRVSILYCAPTAIRTFMKWGADIPEQFDMSSLRVLGSVGEPINPEAYVWYRTNIGGDRVPVVDTWWQTETGMHMISPMPGVTSGKPGAAMTPVPGVSVDVVNDEAESVPNGSGGYLVITKPWPAMLRTLWGDDQRYVDTYWSRFPGLYFAGDGAKRDEDGDIWLLGRVDDVMNVSGHRMSTTEIESALVSHPKVAESAVVGASDATTGQAIVAFVILRADAGDGGPDVVAELRAHVAKEIGPIAKPRQIMVVEELPKTRSGKIMRRLLRDIAENRELGDVTTLTDSTVMNLIKENLSASAASSAE